A region from the Agrobacterium cucumeris genome encodes:
- a CDS encoding HugZ family protein, with protein MPDVAPPVITPRGAKIEPSAGAPFEAVRVARDVLHTSRTAALATLDPVSSYPYTTATNIGIEPDGTPFFFAAGLTLHARNMEADPRISLTLAPFGKGDALTLPRLTLVGKVEQLGPDETQLAIRRYIARYPKAKLYLSLPDTRLYRLRTEGVQINGGPARNASNITPADLRTDLSGAAELMAATESEAARLNAIKGEASRLAVLAGTKAGRWTITSIDPDGIDLASVNDLARLWFAERVETLKQFEKALALLLK; from the coding sequence ATGCCGGACGTTGCCCCTCCCGTCATCACCCCACGCGGCGCGAAGATCGAGCCCTCGGCCGGCGCACCTTTCGAGGCGGTGCGCGTGGCCCGCGATGTGCTGCACACATCCCGCACGGCGGCGCTCGCCACGCTCGATCCGGTCAGCAGCTATCCCTATACGACCGCCACCAATATCGGCATCGAGCCGGACGGTACGCCGTTTTTTTTCGCGGCCGGCCTGACGCTGCACGCCCGCAACATGGAGGCCGACCCGCGCATCTCGCTGACGCTCGCGCCCTTCGGCAAGGGCGATGCGCTGACGCTGCCGCGGCTGACACTGGTGGGCAAGGTGGAACAGCTCGGCCCGGATGAGACGCAACTCGCCATCAGGCGCTACATTGCCCGTTACCCCAAAGCGAAGCTTTATCTCTCCCTTCCCGACACGAGGCTTTACCGGCTGCGGACGGAAGGTGTGCAGATCAATGGCGGCCCGGCCCGCAATGCCAGCAACATCACCCCGGCCGACCTGCGCACCGATCTCTCAGGCGCGGCGGAACTGATGGCTGCGACGGAAAGCGAAGCGGCCCGCCTCAACGCCATCAAGGGCGAAGCGTCGCGGTTGGCAGTTCTCGCCGGCACAAAGGCCGGCCGCTGGACGATCACCTCCATCGACCCGGATGGTATCGATCTCGCCTCGGTAAATGATCTGGCGCGGCTGTGGTTTGCGGAGCGGGTGGAGACGTTGAAGCAGTTTGAGAAGGCGCTTGCTTTGCTTCTGAAATGA
- a CDS encoding aldose 1-epimerase family protein has product MRSFQAGRSPHIFLDETSVFDIGSCIVDGIDIAPGRAIPDDGDARIDHSLEGFLFTCGPDHIRHPEPIDGDGEGRRYPLHGSFSSHPAKIVAFDVHETNALARVKVPVKLADGGTASLERTWRIDGESGEVSLEDRIVNTSDRPMPVFLMYHMNVGARLFDDAVRLEGAMLDGGGHGWRFGEEPGNVFCVPAGNDDWAELKLGPVAAIGGKTLTVRFSTETLPYLQMWRNQQEPANVLGIEPVSHRWVGRSELEAAGEFNIIQPGESRSFGLRFSIL; this is encoded by the coding sequence TTGCGTTCGTTTCAGGCCGGCAGATCGCCCCATATTTTCCTCGATGAAACCTCTGTTTTCGATATTGGTTCGTGTATCGTCGATGGCATCGACATTGCGCCTGGTCGCGCCATTCCCGATGATGGCGATGCGCGCATCGACCATTCGCTGGAAGGCTTTCTCTTCACCTGCGGTCCCGATCATATCCGCCATCCCGAACCGATTGATGGTGACGGCGAGGGGCGTCGATATCCGTTGCATGGGTCCTTTTCCTCGCATCCGGCAAAGATAGTCGCCTTCGACGTTCATGAGACCAATGCACTGGCGCGCGTCAAGGTTCCCGTAAAGCTTGCCGATGGCGGCACTGCGTCGCTGGAGCGGACGTGGCGCATCGATGGCGAAAGCGGCGAAGTCAGCCTTGAGGACAGGATCGTCAATACGTCAGACCGGCCGATGCCGGTGTTCCTTATGTATCACATGAATGTGGGTGCCCGTCTGTTTGACGATGCGGTGCGGCTGGAAGGCGCAATGCTGGATGGCGGCGGCCATGGCTGGCGATTCGGCGAGGAGCCGGGCAATGTTTTCTGTGTTCCCGCCGGTAATGATGATTGGGCGGAATTGAAGCTTGGTCCCGTCGCGGCCATTGGCGGGAAGACGCTGACCGTGCGTTTTAGCACCGAGACGCTGCCCTATCTGCAGATGTGGCGTAACCAGCAGGAGCCGGCCAATGTGCTCGGAATCGAGCCGGTTTCGCATCGCTGGGTGGGGCGGAGCGAACTTGAGGCTGCAGGCGAATTCAACATTATCCAGCCCGGTGAAAGCCGCTCCTTCGGCCTGCGCTTTTCCATCCTCTGA
- a CDS encoding RidA family protein, whose translation MTIKRIEPGKRMSGAVVHGNTVYLAGQVGEGTSVTEQSKSALAEVDRLLAAAGSDKSKVLQTIIYLSDMSTFGEMNAVWEGWIDPANPPARATSEAALATPDYKVEFIVTAAL comes from the coding sequence ATGACCATCAAGCGTATCGAGCCGGGCAAGCGCATGAGCGGCGCCGTCGTTCACGGCAACACCGTTTATCTGGCCGGCCAGGTTGGCGAAGGCACCAGCGTGACGGAACAGAGCAAGTCTGCGCTGGCTGAAGTCGATCGCTTGCTGGCCGCTGCCGGCTCCGACAAGTCGAAGGTCCTGCAGACCATCATCTACCTCTCCGACATGTCCACCTTCGGCGAAATGAACGCCGTCTGGGAAGGCTGGATCGACCCGGCAAACCCGCCGGCCCGTGCCACCAGCGAAGCAGCGCTGGCAACGCCGGACTACAAGGTTGAATTCATCGTTACTGCGGCTCTCTGA
- a CDS encoding TIGR01244 family sulfur transferase, with translation MDIRRIDDEYSVTGQISVADLDEVKALGFKSIVCHRPDGEEDGQPLFADIAERAEQLGITIMHVPVGRYGVDADAVAGMVDALDELQRPMLGYCRSGARSTAIYEKTHHLRG, from the coding sequence ATGGATATCAGGCGCATAGACGACGAATATTCGGTAACGGGCCAGATCAGCGTCGCCGATCTGGATGAGGTCAAGGCACTCGGCTTCAAGTCGATTGTCTGCCACCGCCCTGATGGTGAAGAGGACGGCCAGCCGCTTTTCGCCGATATTGCCGAGCGCGCGGAGCAGCTCGGTATTACCATCATGCATGTGCCTGTCGGCCGTTATGGCGTCGATGCTGATGCCGTTGCCGGCATGGTGGACGCGCTGGACGAATTGCAGCGCCCGATGCTCGGCTATTGCCGTTCCGGCGCGCGCTCGACGGCGATCTACGAAAAGACCCATCACCTGCGCGGCTGA